A window of Gossypium raimondii isolate GPD5lz chromosome 7, ASM2569854v1, whole genome shotgun sequence genomic DNA:
tgttattataccagTTAGAAAAAGGCTTTCCTTTAtccaaaatatgaataaattcaagaattagtgtctaaattgaaaaactttaaagttgggtgaccaaaataggaacatgagcatagttgggtgaccatttgaatagtttaccctttaatatttcattttagatAGTAagttaaatatgtatttaaacaATACTTGAAAAAAGagtaacatattttattgatgttaaattctgttattgtctttaaatattgtaaagaaataaattttaaaaatattaagaaaatttgttatgttaacattttaaattacagtgttcaaaatagtaaaatctgatattaaatattatttttaaataatgctACAAAATAGAGTTTAAAAACTATGGAAAAAATTCCACTTataaatactattaaaaatatttaataaaatagctattgtttttaacaaattcttttattttttaaaacatgtttttaaaataaactcaattttgttttaaaaaggtAAACTATATAGATAGTCATTCAACTatcaaaatttccattttaggcattaaaaataaaaagtttgcaaTTTAAGCACCCACATTATATAGTCCGGTCGTTTTGGTCACTCTTATAAAGTTGCAAATGACAAACTGACGTTGCAGTTAAAAAATCGATACAATAACATGtttaaccctaaacttttacatattatattgatttagtcataattttaaaaaataaccctcaaaatttataaatgttctcaatttaatcttaattctaaaaaataaaaaaatataaatacttaagtatttttaaaaattataataataaattgtaattttatattaatattaatgttaaagaaaataagaatccCCCTCCCCAGCGGACCTCCCCTACTATCGTCTCATTCCCTCCATTTTAGCGTTAAGATTTTGTCCCTCCTTTGTTCCCATGGTTGTGCCAAGAACCTAGAGGTTCACATGACCATCTTAAGAGTCACAAGTTACTTAAATTCATGGATCACGAAAAATTGAAGAGCTTACATGTGGTGGGGTTCGAATTCATGATCTATAGCATATAGTAACATAGGTACCATATTAGCTCCCAATTCTCGACAGAGTTGTGTGAATCCTTGAATTCTTAGTACCGCCATATGAACCACTAAAAAAAGTGACTCATGCATTCTTTAGACAAAAGACAAAATCTCATGATTAAAATTGagtagaattttatttaaaaaataaaatattttcaaattttaattgtaattttcagaaaatatatttatatatgaataatGAAACAAGCCATTACATTTGACTTAGCTTTTGACATAGGACCATAACCTGAGGCATAAAGAAATGGTTAGTTCTGTAGAAGGCTTGTATTTACATTTTTGAAATAGAAATCCTTGATATATACCACATTAACTTTGAGGATTTAATCAAAATGTATTGAAGTCATAACTTTGGAAATAAGGTTTTAAGACTATTTTCATATCCACATTCATTCCTAaaggaaaattatgaaaaaaaacatgtaaagCAAAAGTGAGAAGATATTGAAAAAGCTGAGGCAAAGTAAACAACTTTGTATAACTGTTGAAAAGGGAAATTTGATCAGATAATGCAGACCATGACCATggaaaacagaaaacaaaaaagtCCATATCAGACATAGAGCCGAAAACACCGTTCCATCTTCTTTTCCTGAAATCTACTTGTACTATCTATCTACTTATTTTCATTGCAAGCAGAAGCGGTTCAAGTCACTGTGACCTCAAGATTCATGTCGCGAGGAGCTTCTGAATGTCCTTCTACAACACCATCACATGATAAGAACAAGAATTAGTCCGTTGAATCATATTCTGAGATTAAGgccaaaataacaaaagaataaaacaaccaaatcaaaacaaagaGACTTGTTTTCGTTGTCAATGTTCGGTATCTATTGCACCGAGTACGAAAAAAGATTCGACATAGCGGTGCAAACAGGGGAGACTAGACCAAACCACTTCAAATCCAACATAGTGGTATTACTTGACAGTAATCCAATTCAGAGAATTCAAAGGAATTGCATTCAATTATGGTATGCAGCTTTTGAGTTTGATTGCAACACCAAATCTGATACCAGATGAAACCGGTAAGATAATAACTGTTCTGGATGTTCTATCAGACAAGAGAGTTGCATACAATGTCGGCATTTCAATGCCCGGAAAGAGAAGAGCATCAAACATAGTAGAAGAATATGTTTGATATCAATCCAAAATCCAAAAAGCCACCAGTTCTTTCTCAATATATATAGCAGTCAAACAGCAAACAAATGATAAATGTTATAAGTATCAACATTGATCTTTCATTACAAGCCTTAAGACAAAGAATCTTAAATCATACTTGATTTCATGTTATCAAAACCCTAGTGCTTCAAGTGTTACGAGATTAACTTGCATACCTCAATTTGGAAAGGCGATGTCGTTGGTGGATACCTCTCAACAACTTTGCCATTTTTATCCACCAAGAACTTCTCAAAGTTCCACTTGATCAGGTCACCGAAAAACCCACCAGCACTCGACTTCAGAAACTGGTAAACGGGAGCCGTATTCGGTCCATTCACATCAACCTGATGCATAAAACTTCCTTTAGTCCTTCAAGAACTTATCTCTACCATAAATGCTATAATCAAATAGCAGAGCAGCTTGACTCACCTTATCAAATATGGGAAACTCTGCCTTGAACCTGGTACAAGCAAATTTTTTAATATCAGGATTTGATCCAGGCTCTTGTCCCCCGAATTGATTGCAAGGGAAAGCTAGAATCTCAAATCCTGTGATAGAGTTTTATCAACAAATCTTACAAAAACATGATGACATTATTAAGGAACAAAATATCAAGGCAAGAATGCTTAACTGACCTTGATTCTTGTACTTGTCATATATGTGGGAAAGCTCAGagtaatttgatgttgtcaaaCCACtatgaatcaaaatgaaaaaatttcaattagaacaaaaaaaaaaaaagacaaaagctCAAAGCAGCCCTAGAAAATATTGTAATGATATACCATCTTGAAGCAACATTAACAATCAAAAGAACTTTTCCCTTAAATTTGCCAAGAGGGGTATCCTTCCCATCAATATCCTGCTCAAAAAGATAGAGAGAGATATCCTTTAGCAAAATTCAGTAACAAAATTGGAACTTTTGTTCAACGTAATATTCCCCAAGCTTGTACCTTTACTGTGTAGTCGTATAGGGTTTTATCCGTAGCTGCTCTTGCATAAATGCCTGAAGATCTAGAGTTAAAGACAAACCCAGAAGCAGTAAGCGATGGCAAGGAGAACCCATTTTGGAAAAAGGCTGATTTTGAAGACCCAAGCGAGGATTTGATGGAAGGAATTGAGAAAGACATGGAAGGCCATGATGAAGAAAAAACTGGGTTCTTTCTGGTttgggaaaaatcaagaagaggAGACGGAATAGTTGCAGAGAAAGACATGGAAGCCATAGTTTCGTTCTCTGTTTCCTTTGTGTCTGTCTAATTGTCTAAAATGCAACTGTGGAAGACGAGAAAAAAGAATATTGGACAGTGTTAACCATAACCTGCGAAGCCAGTGGGAGGTTTGTTTAAAAGGACTTCGTAGTGGAAGGTAAAAGTCCACGTTGGTTTTCTTTTAactacttttaattttgtttgtaagCAAGTAGACTTATTTTTGGGATACGTAAAGGCCCAtttaaaaccttgaaaaacTTCATGGTTGGGTTGGTTCCTGAAGTTTCTTACTGTTGTTGATGATGACTGGCTGATAATTGAGTAGCGTGGCGCCTGGTGGGTCAATCGCTTGTACTATTTCTAGGACATATCCAGGTTGGAGAGTTTGAGCCTTAGAGGGAAAGAAAATGCATCTGATCCtcaataaattttgatacaaGTTGGCAATTCCAAAACTGGGCTAAGCGTGGAGAAAAGTTATGGGCCTTAAATTTACAATCTCATCATCAACTGGGGTTTCAAAATGTCCATTCAAAAACcctagcctttttttttttttatctagaCATGCAGTTTGTCTTTGTTCTATGTTCGAGTGTCTTCCAGAAAGGGATGATTTTTCAGATATGGGgttctaaaaaaattgaaacttgttttgttttttatctaTCTTTCATTGCCTCGTTTTTTAGTTGTCCTAATTCTTGGCAGAATACTCAAGCTTATGTAGCTGCTGTAAATATGGACAAATATCAATATGCAGGCTTTAAAGTGGGCAAGCCATTAGTACATGGACTCCCATAAAGAACCTACATTACATTACAGGTTTCTATAAAACAATAGGTTTGCATGAGTTCTGATTTATGTTCATTATAGCAagttgagtttttctttttatcttttctatgatgaacAAACTATAATGCTTCTAACACTACTGTTTTATTTTTCGATCCCCTTTGGGTCCATTGTTTGATCCTCTTTTTGTGTTTTCTTATAAACTTAATGTTTCTGTTTCTGTTTGTAATAGGCTGGGGGGTTTTTTGGTTTGAAGTTCATAAGGATGTTTGGTATGAATACGAACAACTGTTGAGCTTATGCAAGtagtttttctcttctttaGATGATGATCCAGAGGAATCATGTTTGTGAACTTGACATGTGAAACTATAGACAGATTTTTAGCTTATTTTGCATTTATATCTTGTTAAGGTTATAGATAGTGAGTTCCAATTCCCAATAGATTTGGTTAATCTTGTATTTTGATATGATTTGCCCATTTTTGAACATTCATTTGCCATCTGATATTTCTTCAATGAAAGGCATCTTAGACATTGCTTCTTGGTTGTTCTAATTAATTGTCAACTAGTAATACAGATTTTGGAATATTGTGGTTCTTCTGtaagaatgaatgaatgaatggatTATGGTTGGATATATTTCTGAAACTATTATATTTCAACTTTTGTCAACTCCTACTTCAGTTTCGCTCAGTTGTTGATTAGTTCAGAGGTAGTTGGTTAGATAGTCATGACTCCTTCCTCAAGTTACGAAGATGGAAAAGGGCATTCAACCACGGGCTAAGATGCTGTTGCTATTTATGATGCATGTTACGAATTCAAGGTGGAGCAGCTGCCTGATTCACAAGTCTTTCCTTCATTCCAGTCTTGGACAAACTCCTATGATTCCTTTCCCAATGTCTATATTCTCCTAATAGAATCAATTGGTTTATCTTTATATTAATAGATGGTTAGAAATTACAGCTTATGTTTGTTCATCACTTTATCTTTAGCTCCAAGCTCAACTCCTAACTCATTGTTCTGAGATAACAGGGTCAATCTGCTGCCCTTGGAGATAAAAGATCCTGGAATACAATTCATGACTGGACTAAAATGGTTTCGAATAATAGTGATTCAAGGCTGTAGGATAAGAAGCAATGAAGCAAAGGATCAAATTTTATCTAGCCTAGGGGTAACGTCTTACCATTTATTCCACTCCCCACCCTCTTTTTCCTCAGTATTTTGGTTATttgctttataatttatattacttATTCTTTATCTCTAAGTCATTTAGAAAGATTCCTTATCTGGAATATCTCATTTGATTCTCCATCTGCAAGGTTTTATTGTGCGTCTTGATGAATGTTGTTTTTCATTGTGCACTGTGTGGTATATTGAACAAATGACCCTGGAGAAGTATGATATTCGTAAGGTCAGTTGATTGATTCTGGCAAAACATCCAACCTGGTGATTTTAAAGGCTTCAACTTTGTCGTGTCTTGAGACCTTCATCTTTggcatttttttttatcacttgAGTCTGATTTTACTGTCTAGTTGCATTTCAGGGATTTGTCTGTCAATAAACTTGTAAAATTTCAGAACCTTAGAAGGAAAGAGATGCATTTGATTTCCTTAAGAAACTTTGGTACAAGTTGGCAAATCCGGAACTGGGCTAGTCGAGGCTAAATTATGGACCTTTAAATTACAATCACAAAATCAATCGAGGTGTCTCCGTCTTTCAAAAGCTtcaataaaaaccctaactttttATCTTCACATGCATTTGCCTTTGTATGCTGAAACTATACCTTTGTTTGAGTTTGTGCCAAAAAGGGGTGATTTTCAGATATgtgtttataaaaaaaaaaaaactcgttTGTTATATCTCTCATTGCCTTTTCCTTTGAGTGAAGAATGTTTTTTCTAATGCAAGTAATAGGGTTTAAGTGATTGTTAAATGGAAGAACTAATTTTAAGGGGTTCTTTAGTTGTCCTAATTCTTGGCAGAGCACTCAAGTCTGTGTAGCTGCTGTAAACATGGACAAATATCAATATGCAGGCTTTAGGTGGGTGAGCCATTAGTACATTTATGCCCATAAAGAACCTGCGttacattacattacattacattaaAGGTTTCAATAAGttcattaaacaaatttacaaaTGAAAGATTGTAAATTTAGTGAAGAATGCATCTGTTTCGATCTTggtttaaagtttttatgaCATAGAATTGCATGCAGTGCTGATATTTTCCTTTGGAGCAAATTGAGTTCTTTTTGGCTTTCTACAATAAATAGACTATGTTTCTAGCAttactgttttatttttcaaagagtTGTATATTGCCTTTGGGTCCATAATTTGATTCCTTTTTTTATGTGTTCttactaatataagttttcTATTTCTGTTTGTTTGAAGTTCATGAGCATGTTTTGTATAAACATGAACAGCTGTTGCAATGTATGGAGGTTGTTCATGTCTTTTTTAAATGATGATCTTGATGAATCATGTTTGTGAACATATTATCTTGTCAAGGTTATAAATAGTAATTTCAAATTCCCAATAGATTTGGTTAATCTTGCTTTTTAATTTGATGTGCCCGTTTTTAGAACATTGCTTTGTTATCTGATATATCTTTTATGGAAGGTTTCTTGATTCTTACACATTGCTTCCTTTGGAGTGGAAGGAGCTGTCATTCTAATAATCGTCAAGTACTAATACAGATTATTGTAGTTCTTCTATAAGAATGATCATGGTTGGAAAAATTTCTGAGACTGTCATGTTTAGACTTTTGTCAACTCCTAATTCAGTCTCGTTTTGTTAGTTCATCGGTAGTTGGTTAGATAGTCGTGGTTGGGTTATTCACTTCTTGGTATCATTTCACCCTTCGGGTTGTTTCTTGTATTGTGGTTGGTTGCAGCAGTTGATTCACTCCTTCCTCTGAATTTCTCGATTAGTGGTATGGAAGGGGGCATTTGATCATGGGGAAAGATTTTGATACTCTGTGTTATGCAAGTTATGGAAAATACTATTATATGACGCTTAACCCAAAGCcgatcgggtttggggtgtctCCTTCCTTCAAAAGGTCCATTCAAGTGCCTTAACTTTTTATCTTTACATGCATTACCCTTTGTGTACTGAAACTATTCTATGCTCAACTTGTTCCAAAAAGGGGTGATTTTCAGATATGGGGATTGAAACTTGTTTGTTACCTATCTCCCTCATTGTTTTCTTGAATGTATAATATATGTGTTTTTAGTTGTCCTAATTCTTGGCAGAGCACTCAAGTCTGTGTAGCTGCTGTAAACATGGACAAATATCGATATGCAGGCTTTAGGTGGGTGAGCCATTAGTACAGTGACACCCATAAAGAACCtgcattacattacattacaGGTTTCAATTAGTTCATAAAACAATGACTTGCTATATA
This region includes:
- the LOC105775182 gene encoding probable phospholipid hydroperoxide glutathione peroxidase isoform X1, with the protein product MASMSFSATIPSPLLDFSQTRKNPVFSSSWPSMSFSIPSIKSSLGSSKSAFFQNGFSLPSLTASGFVFNSRSSGIYARAATDKTLYDYTVKDIDGKDTPLGKFKGKVLLIVNVASRCGLTTSNYSELSHIYDKYKNQGFEILAFPCNQFGGQEPGSNPDIKKFACTRFKAEFPIFDKVDVNGPNTAPVYQFLKSSAGGFFGDLIKWNFEKFLVDKNGKVVERYPPTTSPFQIEKDIQKLLAT
- the LOC105775329 gene encoding uncharacterized protein LOC105775329; this encodes MEKGIQPRAKMLLLFMMHVTNSRVNLLPLEIKDPGIQFMTGLKWFRIIVIQGCRIRSNEAKDQILSSLGWYGRGHLIMGKDFDTLCYASYGKYYYMTLNPKPIGFGVSPSFKRRSRRCLLKKMSRPHHAGCVVEASRELYVCGEFGSLRCLLSHVCMWWLSIWGHMLVFNHFGNS
- the LOC105775182 gene encoding probable phospholipid hydroperoxide glutathione peroxidase isoform X2 encodes the protein MASMSFSATIPSPLLDFSQTRKNPVFSSSWPSMSFSIPSIKSSLGSSKSAFFQNGFSLPSLTASGFVFNSRSSGIYARAATDKTLYDYTVKDIDGKDTPLGKFKGKVLLIVNVASRCGLTTSNYSELSHIYDKYKNQGFEILAFPCNQFGGQEPGSNPDIKKFACTRFKAEFPIFDKVDVNGPNTAPVYQFLKSSAGGFFGDLIKWNFEKFLVDKNGKVVERYPPTTSPFQIEDIQKLLAT